AGACACCTTTTCTGCAGCACCCAGCTTCCCGTGTATCCATACCACCCTAAAATACTTTCTCCAAGAGCAGGCcaattcttccacttcGTTGGTTGTGCTTGCAACTACAATGGCCTTCGACTCtggttcaatttcaaagagggCTAAAAGAAGCTTCAGTGCTTCTTCGGGCTGTGATTCcactttcttccaaattttatgaacatGCCCTAAAGGCACCTCGGATTTCTCCTTGATTAGATTAAACATCCGTGTTGGATAGCTGGATAGACCTCTGCTGAGATCTTCCGACCGTTTGAGCTCGTTGATGTCCATCGACTTCTTGGCCAGTCCCGTAAGCCCAATACGCTGCAACGCAGCATCAGCTACAGCCTCAGGTGCTGTGCCGCTCAAAAAGATTGCTTTCTCAAAAGCgtcaaaatcaaggttAGTTATGCCCCCAAATTGCGACTGCCGGTAGACCTCCGTTTCAAAGTTGTGAAACTCATCTACAATGAGGTAACCCAATTTTACGTTGTTGGTCCTAAAGGTGCACTCAACAATATTCTCCCACGCAGCTATCCTGTCTGTGAAATTAGTGCTAGCAAGATCATCGTAGATCCCCACGTATAAATCAGTAACGCCATCGcaaccttcttcaataaagtttcttacAGGGGCCACATTCAAGCAACCGCATCGGCCCAACCTGATCATGCAATTAGCAAGCAACACTGTGTACGGTACAAACAGAAACGACACATATTTCACGTCGCCCTTAGACGCCAGTGCTATCAAGGGGAGATGAAATAACTCCGTCTTACCATAGCCCGGTGGGGCCTGTACTGCCACAGAGGGTGTGTCTGCCATGTATATTTCATGACATAAGCGCAACTGATGCAAGTCCCTGAATTCAAAGGAGCTGCCAAAGAGTTTCTGGCCTGCGACGAGGATATCGTTTGTACTCTTGGGCTCTCGGGGCCTTTTTCGCGTtactcttgaaattttttgatcatgATCTGAACTCGCCGCCTCACCTGCCACTACGTCTTCCGCATTCCGAGTACTAGAGAATGAACAATGGTAGTCGCTTTCAAGGCCTAACCATTGAATCCAGCGCTCGGAAGTGAGTCCGTCAAGCGTCTTTAGTCGAGGCTCCGATGAACCGTTCTTGTTGTATCGTCGACGTATACGTTGCGCTGTAGCTCTGGATAACGGTAAGCGTATCACCGTAAGCTCGTCAATTATTTTTGAGAGCCGCGGTCATTTTGTTAGTATCTCTTCTCAACTTGGGCAGCACACATGCAAAACATCACCCAATCGgtcctttttgttcatcataTCGTTACATATCTGTGAAAAGTACTTTATCTCAATGGGTTTACGTGGGCATAGATCACGCTTCAGCCGCTCTGTGTcgactttcttttcgccaGGTAAACTTGCTTGGTatgcagaaaaaatcgatAGCTCATCTACGTGTAGTAACAAAAACATGTGGGGTGCCAAATTGTACCCATATCTCCTTATGGTGCTTTTCTGAAGACTCCTTACAATAGGTGCGCCAGAAACAAAGTCAGTGAAAGTACGCATCGTAGAGCTGTCGTTCGGCCTGGCACTCGCTATTTCGTGACAACGTTCCAGGACACGGAAACTCAACTCATTATAGTATCCTCTGTTGaggtaaaaaagagaaagggtATCGTAATCctttctattgaatttcaaagtatgCACTTGAAACAACGTGTAGACCATCaagttgattttcttgggaaTAAGATACTTTGAAGGGATTGGTCCGCCCTGGAAATCTGGttcgtcttcaacaaaCGTCAGGAACTTTTGTACATTTTTCCCGACCATGACGGAAAcgacaattttttcaaaagacctTTTCCTATCCATTGCACCAGTTCTGAATTTTACCACTTTGATTAGGCCAGACTTTTCGTCTTCGTAGAATGACCGCACTTCCGTGGGGATCgattcaaataaagttattgagGGACAATGTACCAAgtcgtttttgttatttagaGCCGACTCAAACTCGTCaaagtttgctttttcaaacttacgCCTATCggaaactttcattttatttttgtaagttTCGAAATTAACAATAGTATGTTGATTGTTATGctttttgacaagaaatccatcaatataaacaaaagattgtCCAGTTTCCGtcttatcatcatctaagAATGTAATAATTAAGCTACTCTATtgagaagaagcagaatcTGCGCTATGCAGGTGCAAATCTCCAGCagcagcaaagaaaattcagttAATAAGAAATCTCACTAAGATAAGCGACTGTCTGTCCCAACATAGAAAACAGAAGGATGTCTCATTCATCCTTGATTTCCGGcctgcaaaaataaagtagtcGGTACGTACgttcgttttcaatttccatgGTGCACAGTATCTTAACTATCTGCTTAGTCGAGGAGAACCAGGATTCTGTTCGTTGCTCAGCCGCTTCGTGGATATTCTCTTGGATACTTTAAATATGGACCTACGCTTAGCCTGCGCTTAGCCTACAACTTCTTCCGCTCTCGAAAAgaccaatataatagaaAGTTATAAATTACATTTCCTTATTAGGTATACGACCTCGCGCTTCGAAGTAGAGGAGCCCTTTTTGGCGTACCTACATATGGCGCGTCAGACAGACAAACTTCCCCcaaaaatgtattaccctgccgaataagaaaacagaCCCATTCACCCACGACGTATCAAGTTACTTCCTTGGTGCAATGTCccactataaaaaaattccttgacGCTAGATCGTTGGACTAAAATCTGCGTCACAATCGCCTAAACAGGAAATATTGCCTATTTTCGTACAAGGTTACTTCCTAGATGCTATATGTCCCTACGGCCTTGTCTAACACCATCCAGCATGCAATACAGtgacatatatatacaccacacccacacaccacacccacacacacacacccacacccacacccacacacacacacccacacacaccacacccacacaccacacccacacccacaccacacccacacacccacacccacacacccacaccacacccacacccacacacacccacacaGTACCTCAACACAACCCCTAATCCAACCCTGATGAACCTGCCTCCAAACCTACCCTCCATTACCCTACCTCTCCACTCGTTACCCTGTCTCATTCAACCGTACCACTCCCAACCACCATCCATCTCTCTACTTACCACTAACCACCGTCCACCATAACCGTTACCCTCCAATTACCCATATCCAACTCCACTACCGCTTACCCTACCATCGACGATGTCCTACTCACTGTACTGTTGTTCACCCACCATATTGAAACGTCTACAAATGATCGTAAATAATACACATATACTTATCCTACCACTCTAATCCCACTACCACATGCCATACTCACCTTCACTTGTATACTGATATGGCATATGCACACGGATGCTACAGTATATACCACTCTCAAACTTACCCTACTCTCACATTCCACTCCATCACCCATCTCTCACCATCAGTACCAAATGCACTCGCATCATTATGCACGGCACTTGCCTCAGCGGTTTATACCCTGTGCCATTTACCCATAAAGTCCATCATTATCCacattttaatatctatatctCATTCGGCGACcccaaatattgtataaCTGCCCTTAATACATACGTTATACCACTTTTGCACCATATACTAACCACTCAATTTATACACACTTATTTCAATATACCCACAAAATCACCACCAAAATCacctaaacataaaaattatttatCTTTCAACTTTACGAAATAAACATATTGACTTGAAGTATGAGCACTACCATAACGTCATTAACGTAAAAGTTCCTTAATATTACCATTTGCTTGAACGGATGCCATTTCAGAATATTTCTAACTTTCACAGACCATACATTAGAATAATATGCCACCTCACTGTCGTAACACTCTATATTCACCGAGAAACAATACGGTAGTGGCTCAAACTCATGCCGGCGCTATGATAAAATTGTATCCTATTTCCATTCCCATATGCTAACCGCAATATCCTAAAAGGATAACTGATGCATCTTTAATCTTGTATGTGACACTACTCATACGAAGAGACTATATCTAAAGAAGACGATACGGTGATAGgtttgttgtttttgtagGAGTCAACGAAACGCCAAATAATTCTACGGTAATATAACTTATCAGCGCCGTATACTAAAACGGACGTTACGATATTGTCTCACTTCATCTTACCACCCTCTATCTTATTGTTGATAAAACACTAACCCCTCAGCTTTATTTCTAGTTACAGTTACACAAAAACTATCGCAACccagaaattttgatattttaaGTGTCAAAAATGAGGGTCTCTAAATGAGAGTCTGGTACCATGACTTGTAACTCGCACTGCCCTGATCTGCAATCTTGTTCTTAGAAGTGACGCATATTCTATACGGCCCGACGCGACGCgccaaaaaatgaaaaaagaagcagcGACTCATTTTTATGGAAGGACAAAGTGCTGCGAAGTCATACGCTTCCAATTTCATTGTTGTTTATTGGGCATACTCTGTTAGCTTTATTTCCGTCCACGCTTTTTCTACAATAGTgtaaaagtttctttcttatgTTTATCGTATTCATGAAATACTTCACGAACACCGTCATTGATCAAATAGgtctataatattaatatacatttatataaTCAACGGTATttatatcatcaaaaaaagtagtttcttattttattttttcattactttTCACTGTCTATGGATTTTCATTCGTAAAGGCATCACTCCCTAGTTTGCGATAGTGTAGATACCGTCCTTGGATAGAGCCTTGGAGATAGCTGGCTTTAATCTGGTGGAGTACCATGGGACACCGGTTATCATTCTGGTCACTTGGTCTGGGGCAATACCAGTCAACATGGTGGTGAAGTCACCGTAGTTGAAAACGGCTTCAGCAACTTCGACTGGGTAGGTTTCAGTTGGGTGGGCGGCTTGGAACATGTAGTATTGGGCCAAGTGAGCTCTGATATCAGAGACGTAGACACCCAATTCAACCAAGTTGACTCTTTCGTCAGATTGAGCTAGAGTGGTGGTTGCGGAAGCAGTAGCAGCGATGGCGGCAACACCAGCAGCGATTGAAGTTAATTTGACCattgtatttgttttgtttgttaGTGCTGATGTAATCTTAACAAGAAATAGTGAAATGAAAGCGCATACCTCAAAGGCATATAGTTGAAGCAGCTCTATTTATACCCGTTCCTCCATCTGTCATCACTACTTAAACGATTCGTTAACAGACGCTCATTTAGCACCTCACATATTCTCCATATCTCATCTTTCACACAATCTCATTATCTCTATGGAGATGCTCTTGTTTCTGAACGAATCGTACATCTTTCATAGGTTTCGTATGTGGAGTATTGTTTTATGGCACTCATGTGTATTCGTATGCGCAGAATGTGGGAATGCCAATTATAGGGGTGCCGGGGTGCCTTGAAAAACCCTTTTGCGCGCGCCTGTGacatttcctttttcggtcaaaaagaatatccGAATTTTAGATTTGGACCCTCGTACAGAAGCTTATTGTTAAAGCCCATACTCAGTCTGTTCTAAACGGCTTCcatggaagaaaaataactaTATTATAGCTTTCCTAAAAGTTTAATTAAGAATAGCAGACATGTGTTGGGAGTCGTATATTGTTAGAATCTGTAGTTTTAGGTGTTCTCAGTAAATTCATTGAAACAATTGCGTACTTGTAGGCTTCTGAGAAGCAGATAGTAGTCAAATAGTTGATATCTAAAGAGCTGCCGAAGGGGGTTTCTGTATCCGCGTaagtaattttttgaaattttaatgTGATTTTTGGCGGAATGGTGTGAGTGGTTCACTTCtcatcttcaatttcatcgTCTTATATTTCGATAATAAAACAATACAGTGAGCGTTGTTATTAAGTAAATCATAGGCACTTGGTATCATataattcaaaatcaagTAGTTGTAGTAGTGCGTGTGTGCGTGTTAGTAATTGTTGATGGCCTAGTTCATCTccttattgaaaaatgataaaCAGGTGGCAGTTTCAATTGTAGTAaatatttattcatttttttattattgctaACGTATCTGAAGGCTACGATGTAACGCAGCTCATCTCTTTTAAACATAAAAGTCATTTGTGTAATGTAGAGATTTACAaagattttaaaaaaataacaaaactATACAAAACTATCTATATTTGAATACTTcctactatttttttttttttaactatAATGAATGAATGCATGCCATATTGACTTACGTAACAAGGTGGCCTATTGGTAATATATTACATATCATCATCCTATATGTGTAGCATAATTTGTCCATTCTTTATCCGCATTCAGGCACTCCCAATCTTTATCTCTAAGGCAAAGAGCAACCACCATTTCACCTCTGGAGGATCTAGGCATAAAATATATTAGGCTCTCAAGGGAAATGAAGCGCGGCCGTCGTACACTCTTGGGCTTCCCAAGCCCTAGATTGAAATCAACGTCATACAGGCTGACTTTTGCCCACGAACTGACCATAATTCCAGATAAAGTATCAATTGGTTGAGGTATAGAAACCTTAGTCTTGTCCGGGCATCGGCTAAGGAGCGTAGCAAGTGCGCATGTATTATAGGCCAAATCGAAGACTTTAGGGTCTAGCTTCCTGCGAATCTGTGATGCAAGAACGCCCAAACTTTTATGATCCAAGCTTTTCAGGGAACCTGTATTAAAGGTCATGTTGACTAATAACCCTGGATACGTTTCGGGGAGTCCTAGCCGTTTTCTAACATCCACAGCACGCCCTAAATTTGATTTCGTTTCTGGTTTAAGTCGAGATAAACGGGCTCGAGAAACTGATTTCCAGATGAAAGCAGTGACGATATCATCAGTGGAGACAAATTTTGTGCCAGAAGTACATGTCTGCATTGCCAAAATCCTCAGATTCTGCAATGAGATAGCAGAAAATTCAACATAAGCCCAAGTAGAGTTCGAAGAACAAGACTGTTCCTTTTCCTCTCCACTTGTATTTCTAGAGGTTTCCACTATTTCATGAACTAGCGTGGTGTCGGGTTCCCAAGTTTCATCAAACAAAGGAATAGATTTGCTTTTATCTATATTTCCAATGAGCAGTTCTTCATCAGAGAAAGGTTTTTGGTGGCAAGATTTATTGAGCAAGTTGATGATACTTTCCTGTCCTGTTATATCCATAATATTGTGCTGCCCGACAATAGTTAAGACGAGGCCGCCGGAGATAAAGTTTGCTTGAACTGCAAATACAGGCCCACTCTTGGCGGCCATACCTATAGTGTTTCCAGGTGGATTGATAGTCATGCAAGGCGCAAAAGTCTTTTCGTCTAACATGTAGATAGGAAAGTCAGCTTTTTCAAGCGAATCCATTGTTGGGGCAGACAGATCTTCTCGAAGATCTTGGACGATAAGTGGAATTTTGTCTGACGGGACAATTCTGTAGGTACCAGTGTTACCTTCGTCAGCACCTTCATTTACGACATTTCCTGCTAGCCACTGGAAATTTTTAGCCAATGTTTCAAGTCCTCTTGTTAAGGTATTTACGATATGGTCATGAGCAGAAGGATCTGGTACACGGTAGATAGAGCATATTTGAGTGTATAGTTTGTATAGCGAAGGTTGTTGTCCCAAAATATCAAGTTGATCGTTTTCTAGCATCTGTACACTTTTTGTACGTTTCTGAGAGATGATCTTGACTCTAAACATCCATCTACCTTCAAAGTGAAATTTATAGTCACGTCCGTCATTATGCACGTCTTAAACATTAAAATCTTGATAAATACACTGTAAAAGCTTTAACGTTATTGGAATAGAAACTCTCATCACTCAGAGACCATCAGTTACCTGCAAAACGTTTcatatttgtatataaaCCATGAGATTAAGTGGTCTGAAATTATGTATCATTTTTTGCATTCTAGCATGCCACAGCAAGGGGGTACACGTATTTTTTGATGGTGAATAAGATAGAAATGCATACCGTGATACTTCAAGCTGGCACTATCTTTATATCTTCCTCCGTATATAGCACTTGAAGCTCTGTATCTAGAATATCCTCTTTAGTCCGGGACGTGCCTCCAAATACTTACGGATTGGCGAAAAATATGCACTGAAATGTGTGCAAATTAACCAAAATAGGGCAGGCAGTAAAAAGTTCTAATGATTTTTCTATTTGATCAAGATAAAATAACCTTCTGCTGAGGACCGCACATTGACGTATATACACTGCTTTTAGTTTTGTAGATACAAGATATTTgttaaaagaaattgaattAGGAGTATTTATCTACAGCTGATGCAATTTCGGCGATATCTTTAGGAGACGTTCTACAACAACCGCCAATAATGCGCGCACCATTATCAACGAATTTCTTAACCGTGGTCTCCCAGTCATCCAACTTATTAGTCGGCCGGTGCCATGTCTTCTCTTTGGGATTGTAGATTTCTCCACTGTTTGGGTAAACTAGCAGAGGCATGCCAGGTAGATGCTCGTGCAACATTTTAAGAATTAATGCCGATTGATTGAAACTGACACAGTTAACTCCCATTAATAAGAGATTCTTGTTAATTTTATTTCCGAGGCCTTTTATATGGACagaaatttcttccaaagtgGTACCGTCTCGTAGCAAACTATTGTCATCCACCGACAACCCAATATAAAAGGGCTTCGAAATAATATCTTCATCCCAGGATAAAATAGCCTTTAACTCATGAAAATTTGGAATCGTTTCAAAACCAATAAGATCAATATCTCTATTTTGGTTGAAGTTCTCCAGCTGGGGTTTGAAAAAGCCGTAGTAATCAATATTCTCAGGATGGGGACCATAGTCACCAGTATATTCACAGGATACATGTGCTGCCCATGGGCCAATACTCCCGATTAAGTACCTTTCCTCACCAATAAATTCACGAGTAAATGACACGATTTTATCGAGAAAACGCTTGTAAGCAGCCAGAGTTTTAATCGAGGTATTCTCAGATATGCTTTGAAAGTTTGCCTGGTAAGTAATTGTCATTAATATGTTTGCGCCAGCAATCATAAAGTCTCTGTACATTTCTTCTACCACCTTTCGCTCTTGAGAAGATGGCTCCCAAAAGGATTCGCTCGTAAAAGGAGCTGCAGACCATACCGGACTATTTATGTTAATGCCTCTGTTTTCCAATTCTGTACCCTGTCCACCATCAAGGATAAGAACTTTTCCGGGGTGCTCAACTATTAGTTCTTTGATTGGAATGCGCTTCATCTGTTTTTTGATTACTTTTTCAAGTTGCACACTAAAAGTTGCTGATTCAGATTTCTTCTACAACTTGTCTGTTTAAATTATCTTCCTTAGTAGtacattttcaaattggcGTTGTTGCTGTTTTGCTATTACCATTGAATACCTCGCCACAATTTGGTAGTACTTTCATGCCACAGTTTTTACTTTTCCACAGTTCCTGCAGGAAtggctttttttcattaacttTTTGCGGGGATAGCGAAGAGATGCCAGGAAATAAATGCGTATATATTTTACAGATTTGGGTGGTTAAGTAATCACCGTCAAGAGTTCTCCATCAGGATACCATGAAAGATACCCGAAATGGATGAATTTGAATCTACCAAACTTTCGAAGGTTCAGTTTTCCACTAGCGTGTTAAGTACGCCTTCGAATGAAGGAAATAATCTAATACACAGATTCAAGAACTCTTTCAAGCGAAATGATTCACCAGCGATCCAAGAAGGTTTGCTGTATTCGGAGCTTtcagaggaagaaaaaatacaatggGACTTAGCCAACCAGCCGTATAAAAAGGTCCTAGATCAAAGACACCTGACCATGATAGCCATTGGAGGTACTCTAGGGACGGGTCTTTTCATTGGTTTAGGGGAATCACTAGCGTCCGGACCTGCTTCTTTGctaattggtttcttgttggTCGGCGCATCTATGCTCTGTGTTGTTCAGTGTGGGGCCGAACTTTCATGTCAGTACCCTGTTTCCGGCTCCTATGCGCTGCACGCCAGTAGATTTATAGACCCATCAGTCGGCTTCAGTATAGGAATTAACTACTTATTGATGTGGCTCATATCTTACCCTAGCGAGCTGGTAGGATGTTCGCTTACCATCTCTTATTGGGCACCATCGGTCAATCCTGCTGCCTGGGTTGCAATCGCGTTCGTTTTAAGCATGCT
Above is a genomic segment from Saccharomyces cerevisiae S288C chromosome XII, complete sequence containing:
- the AYT1 gene encoding acetyltransferase (Acetyltransferase; catalyzes trichothecene 3-O-acetylation, suggesting a possible role in trichothecene biosynthesis; localized to peroxisomes), which encodes MFRVKIISQKRTKSVQMLENDQLDILGQQPSLYKLYTQICSIYRVPDPSAHDHIVNTLTRGLETLAKNFQWLAGNVVNEGADEGNTGTYRIVPSDKIPLIVQDLREDLSAPTMDSLEKADFPIYMLDEKTFAPCMTINPPGNTIGMAAKSGPVFAVQANFISGGLVLTIVGQHNIMDITGQESIINLLNKSCHQKPFSDEELLIGNIDKSKSIPLFDETWEPDTTLVHEIVETSRNTSGEEKEQSCSSNSTWAYVEFSAISLQNLRILAMQTCTSGTKFVSTDDIVTAFIWKSVSRARLSRLKPETKSNLGRAVDVRKRLGLPETYPGLLVNMTFNTGSLKSLDHKSLGVLASQIRRKLDPKVFDLAYNTCALATLLSRCPDKTKVSIPQPIDTLSGIMVSSWAKVSLYDVDFNLGLGKPKSVRRPRFISLESLIYFMPRSSRGEMVVALCLRDKDWECLNADKEWTNYATHIG
- the MHT1 gene encoding S-adenosylmethionine-homocysteine S-methyltransferase MHT1 (S-methylmethionine-homocysteine methyltransferase; functions along with Sam4p in the conversion of S-adenosylmethionine (AdoMet) to methionine to control the methionine/AdoMet ratio) produces the protein MKRIPIKELIVEHPGKVLILDGGQGTELENRGININSPVWSAAPFTSESFWEPSSQERKVVEEMYRDFMIAGANILMTITYQANFQSISENTSIKTLAAYKRFLDKIVSFTREFIGEERYLIGSIGPWAAHVSCEYTGDYGPHPENIDYYGFFKPQLENFNQNRDIDLIGFETIPNFHELKAILSWDEDIISKPFYIGLSVDDNSLLRDGTTLEEISVHIKGLGNKINKNLLLMGVNCVSFNQSALILKMLHEHLPGMPLLVYPNSGEIYNPKEKTWHRPTNKLDDWETTVKKFVDNGARIIGGCCRTSPKDIAEIASAVDKYS
- the PAU18 gene encoding seripauperin PAU18 (hypothetical protein; member of the seripauperin multigene family encoded mainly in subtelomeric regions; identical to Pau6p) → MVKLTSIAAGVAAIAATASATTTLAQSDERVNLVELGVYVSDIRAHLAQYYMFQAAHPTETYPVEVAEAVFNYGDFTTMLTGIAPDQVTRMITGVPWYSTRLKPAISKALSKDGIYTIAN